Genomic DNA from Deltaproteobacteria bacterium:
CGGGTATGTACAATGGAAGAAGGAAGATGGCCAGAACAAGGGCTGAAATCCACACCTTTTTCCAGGGCTTGCGCATCAATTTCAGTTCTTCGGAATAGCTTTCGATCAGGTCCATGGTGCGTTACCCTCGATACATGTCTTCGATCATTTCAGAATACCGTTTTTCCAGGGACCGCCTCTTGACCTTCTTGGTGGGAGTGACGTCTCCGTCTTCCTCGTAAAAACGTCTCGGCAGCAGAGCGAATCTCTTCACCGTTTCCACCCGAGCCAGGGTCTTGTTCACTTCACCCACCTCCCTTTCAATGAGCTTGCGGACCTCGCTGTTCTGCGTCAAATCGGCAAACGTAGTGAAGGGGATCCGGTTGTCCTGGGCGTACTTGGTCACATTGTCTTCGTCGATGAGGATAAGGGCGGTCAGGTACTTGCGCCCTTCGCCGATGATCACTGCGTCCTGGATGTAGGTGCTGAATTTCAGTTTGTTTTCGATGAATGCCGGAGTGATGTTCTTGCCGCCCCGGGTGATGATAATGTCTTTCTTGCGATCCATTATTTTGAGATAACCGTCCTCGAGGGCGCCCACATCTCCCGTGAGCAGCCACCCGTTACGAATCGTCTCCGCGGTGAGGTTCGGATCTTTGAAATAACCCTTGAACACGCCGGATCCTTTGACCAGGATCTCTCCGTCCTCCGCAATGGCCACTTCGGAATTGGGAATGGGCTCCCCCACGTATCCCCAGCGAGGCCGGTCCACTCGCTGCAACGCGATGACGCCCGTGGATTCGGTCTGGCCGTACCCTTCTCTCAAACGAACCCCCATGGCATTGTACCATTCGAACAGCTCGGGAGACGCCGGAGCCGCACCGCACACGGCGAACCGGATGCGATCGAACCCGAGCTGCCGTTTCAGGTGGTGGAGGACGCCCCAGTACAACGGCCAATACAGCAGGCTCCACCACATGCGTTCCCTGGATCCTTGCTTTGTACGGACCCAGCGCAGTCCCGTTCCTATGGCCAGGCGGTACAAGGCCTTTTTGAGATAGGTCGAGTCCGACATGCGAATTTCGACCATGGAGGCGAATTTTTCCCATATCCTGGGAACACTGGCGAAAACCGTGGGAGACACTTCGCGCAAATTGAGCGGCAAGGTATCCAGACTCTCCACAAAATTGACCGTTCCGCCGGTCCAGATCGCCTGAAATACGGAGATCAGGTTCTCGTAAATGTGGGCCAGCGGCAGGTAAGAAAGCATTTCGTCATTTTGGGAAAAGGGGAGGGCCTCCGTAAAAGCCTCCGTGGTGCTCAGGATATTCACGTGGGTGATCATGGCGCCTTTGGGCCGACCGGTGGTGCCGGAGGTGTATATGATCATCGCCGTGTCGTCCGGATCCGAGCTTTTCCTTCGCTCATCCACAGCCCCGGGGTTTTCTTCGAGGAACTCCCGTCCCCTGGCCATGAATGCGTCGTAGAATACAAGGAGGGGATGGGTAAATCCCCAAAGCCCTTTGGGGTCCCAGATCACCACCTGAGTAACCGCCAGGTCACCGACGATTCCCAGGACCTTGTCCACTTGCTCTTCGTTCTCGACGAACAGAATCTTCGACTCGGAGTGTCCCACCACGTAGGCGATTTCCTCCGGTGAGGAAGTGGGATAGATCCCGCAGGTGACGCCGCCCGCAGTCATGGCGGCCAGGTGGCAGATCAGCCATTCGGGCCGGTTGTCTCCGAGAATCGCCACACGGTCCCCCCGCTCGAGCCCGCACGACAGCAAAGCCCCCGCGGTCTCCAGTACTTTGCGACCGTAATCTTTCCACGAAATCCGGTTCCAGATGCCGTAATCTTTGTGGCGAAGGGCCACCCGATCTCCGAATCGTTCCACCTGTCTGAAGAAAAGATCGGGAAAGCGTTTTGGGCGATCCGTTGTCACCAGGTTCTCCTCTTTTTGTATAGACGCCATCCCTTGGGTGAAGCTTCCTCGCCCCCTAGGCCTAGATAGAGTTCCCGCACGTCCTCGTTTTCCTGCAGCTCGGCGGAACTTCCTTCCAGAACGATGCGTCCCCCTTCCATGATGTAGCCGTAATCCGCTATTCCCAAAGCCAGCTTGGCGTTCTGTTCGACGAGAAGTATGGTAGTGCCCGTGCGGCTGATCTCGAGAAGGGCGTCGTACACGGCACGGGCCACCATGGGCGCCAGTCCCAGAGAAGGCTCGTCCAGCATCAGGAGGTTGGGCCGGCGTAGCATGGCCCGGGCCACGGCCAGCATCTGCTGTTGCCCGCCGGACAAGGTCTCCGCCTGTTGGGCGCCCCTTTCCACGAGAATGGGAAACAGAGCGTACACAAAATCGAGGTCTTGTTGAACCTCTCGGCCCTTGCGACCCCAACAGCCCAGATCCAGATTCTCCTTGACCGTGAGCTCCCGGAAGAGTCCCCGGTCTTCGGGTACATATACGATTCCGAGAGAAGCTATGCGTTCCGGGGGGAGTCGATGGATGCGGCGACCGTTGAATTCTATGATCCCTTTTTTGGGCTGATCTTTGATCAGGCCCGCGATCGTCTTGAGTAGGGTTGTTTTGCCGGCGCCGTTGGGTCCCAGGACGGTGAAAATCTCCTTTTCCTTTACCGCGAGGGTGAGTCCGCGCAGGGCATAAATCCGATCGAAATACAATGTTTCGATGTTGGCGATGCGGAGAAGCGGAGGCCTGTCGGGCCGGACGGCCGCTTCCGGTTCCTTCTGAAACTCTGCGGATGGATCCAAGGTCACTCTCCTAAAGGGCGGGCTTGCCTGTGCACGGTTAAACAAAACGAAAGCCACTGATCCTCGATCACCACGGACAAGACTGATTTCGCGAGCTCAGCAAGGGTAGCCGGACATATTCGTCATGAATGATCGACAGCCGTAATATACTAGGGCCGGGGCGAGGGTAGTCTTTCCCCCTACAGCCTCTTCGTTGGGCTCTCATTCGTCACCAAGATACGCCCGGATCACTTCCGGGTTTCGCTGGACCTCGTCCGGAGATCCTTCGGCGATCTTTACTCCAAAATCAAAAGCCGTCATGCGATCGCACAATTGGGAGGCAATGCGCAGATCATGTTCCACCAGAAGGATGGCGGGCTTATAGCGGCCCCGGATCTCGTGGATGAGATAGGCGGTTTCCTGTTTTTCCTCCGCGGTCAGACCGGAGATAGGCTCGTCGAGCATCAGCAGTTTGGGCTCGAGGGCCAGGGCCCGGCCTACTTCGGCCCGCTTCTGAACCCCGTAGGGGCAGTCGGAGATACGAACCTTCCGGTAGGGCTGGAGATTCAGGAAATCGATCAGCTCCTCGACTCGTTCCCGGTGGCGCAGCTCTTCTGTACGAATCCGCAAAACGGCATGAAGCGGGTTCTTCTTGAAGGCGATATGCCGGCCCAGAAGCAGGTTATCCAGGACGGTCATGTGCATAAACAGGCGGAGGTTTTGGAAGGTGCGGGCAATGCCCTTTCGGGCCACGGCGTCGGGGGAGAGTCTCAAAAGAGACTCTCCCTGAAATAGAATGGATCCGCCGTTCGGCTTGTACACGCCGGAAATACAGTTAAAAAGAGTGGTTTTCCCGCTCCCATTGGGCCCGATGATCGCCAGAATCCTTTCCGGTTCGACCTCGATGTCCACACCCGAGAGAGCTTGAATCCCTCCAAAGCTGATTTCCAGCCCGGAGATGCTCAAAAACGCCATGCTTAAAATCTTGGCGCGTAAACGGTGAAGTCCGCGATGGGTACGGCTTTTCCATCCTTGGCCTGGCCCATCTGCGAAGCGTTAATACCGTGATGGCGATCGGGGCCGTAGGTTACGGGTGCGCCCATGCCTTCGGGTTTCCAGTCCTTGATCTGCTCCATCCCGGCGATCAGGCCTTCCCGGGTCAAATCACGCCCTGCGTTCTCGAGCGCTTTGGCGAAATGCATCATGGACACGGCTCCGAACACGGCCAGATATTCCTTACCTTTGAGATCGGGGTTGTACTTCAGGAGGGTTTCCACAACCTTGTCCGCCTCCGGGGAAAAACCCGGTTGTGACATGTTTCCGGCCAATGAGATGTACGTTCCGTCCCACGTCTCGCCGGCGATCTTGAACATGATGGGATCACCCATGGTGAAATTAGTCAATACCTTGGGACGATACGCGATCTTGGCCATTTCTTTCGTGATGAGAGCGGCATGAGTGGGAGTGGGCACAAGAATCACCGTATCCGCTCCGGATTCTTTGAGTTTCAATCCGTGGGTCCCCAGCGCTCGTTCCGTGACCTCGTAAGGCACTTCCGCCACGATTTCGGCTTTTCCGGGATTGGCTTTCAACGCGTCTTTTATACCGGCAAGCGCTTGATGGCCGTAGTCATCATTCTGATAAAACACGGCAATCGTCTTGGTATCCAGATTCCGGATCGCGTAATCGGCCAGGAAGTGGTTCTCGTCTTCGTAGTCCGGATAGGCGATGAAGTAATAGTGCTGTTTTTCTTTGGGCTGATTGGCGTAAATGCGCACATTGGCGTAAGCCGTGATCAGAGGAATCTTGTTTTCGGGGAAAAAGTCCTTGGAAGCATTGCAGGGCGCCGAACCTAGAAGTCCGCAGATGGCGAAAACCTGGTCTTTCATTTCCTGCAAGTTGGCCATGGACCGGGTGGGATTGTAGCCGTCGTCCTTTATAATGACCGTGATCTTCCGGCCCTGAATACCTCCCTGATCGTTGATATGATCCGCCCAAGCTTTCATGCCCAGAGCGGTGACCCCCCAGAGGGCCGCGGGACCGGAAAGGGGAGTACTCACACCCACAACGACTTCCGTGTCCGTGACCCCGGGTTCGGCCGCCCAGGCAGCCACGGGAGCCAGAAGCACACACACCAGTACAAAAAAGATCCCCGTTCTTGCAGACACTTTGTCTCCTCCTTCGCTTGAAGGTTAAAAAGAATCCTCCGTTTCCCCCCGTACCTTGAAAATATCGGTCTCCCAAGGCAAGACGCCCCAGGGAGATCCTGAATCCCCGCTTTTACGCCCGCAGGCGCACACAGCTCCGCCCGTCCCGCCTGAAAGCAAGCGGCGGCTTTTTTCTGGAAGATGCAGTTGAACAGGATATCGTCTGCCGACCTTTGAGTCGGGTTTACAACGGAATGTTCCGGCAGTCGCCCTCTATAATCACCGAGAAACGGTGCGAACACTTCTCGAAACGGTCATGTATATAAGCGAAGTCAAGACGGGTTTGATTCTTGTATACGAAAATGCAGTGATGATCGTGCATTCTATTGACTCAGGCCTGTTCCCGAGTTTGAGACAGTGTAGTCCATCCTCAATCGAGCTTCAACGTTTTTCGTTCGCCACTTCGTGTGAATCTTGTCACAAACGCCGCTTAGTCCTGCACGTATACGGTGACCGAAGCGTTCGCCACCATGATCCGGTCACACTTGGGACCGAATTTCGGCACACAAAT
This window encodes:
- a CDS encoding AMP-binding protein; amino-acid sequence: MASIQKEENLVTTDRPKRFPDLFFRQVERFGDRVALRHKDYGIWNRISWKDYGRKVLETAGALLSCGLERGDRVAILGDNRPEWLICHLAAMTAGGVTCGIYPTSSPEEIAYVVGHSESKILFVENEEQVDKVLGIVGDLAVTQVVIWDPKGLWGFTHPLLVFYDAFMARGREFLEENPGAVDERRKSSDPDDTAMIIYTSGTTGRPKGAMITHVNILSTTEAFTEALPFSQNDEMLSYLPLAHIYENLISVFQAIWTGGTVNFVESLDTLPLNLREVSPTVFASVPRIWEKFASMVEIRMSDSTYLKKALYRLAIGTGLRWVRTKQGSRERMWWSLLYWPLYWGVLHHLKRQLGFDRIRFAVCGAAPASPELFEWYNAMGVRLREGYGQTESTGVIALQRVDRPRWGYVGEPIPNSEVAIAEDGEILVKGSGVFKGYFKDPNLTAETIRNGWLLTGDVGALEDGYLKIMDRKKDIIITRGGKNITPAFIENKLKFSTYIQDAVIIGEGRKYLTALILIDEDNVTKYAQDNRIPFTTFADLTQNSEVRKLIEREVGEVNKTLARVETVKRFALLPRRFYEEDGDVTPTKKVKRRSLEKRYSEMIEDMYRG
- a CDS encoding ABC transporter ATP-binding protein — protein: MDPSAEFQKEPEAAVRPDRPPLLRIANIETLYFDRIYALRGLTLAVKEKEIFTVLGPNGAGKTTLLKTIAGLIKDQPKKGIIEFNGRRIHRLPPERIASLGIVYVPEDRGLFRELTVKENLDLGCWGRKGREVQQDLDFVYALFPILVERGAQQAETLSGGQQQMLAVARAMLRRPNLLMLDEPSLGLAPMVARAVYDALLEISRTGTTILLVEQNAKLALGIADYGYIMEGGRIVLEGSSAELQENEDVRELYLGLGGEEASPKGWRLYKKRRTW
- a CDS encoding ABC transporter ATP-binding protein; translated protein: MAFLSISGLEISFGGIQALSGVDIEVEPERILAIIGPNGSGKTTLFNCISGVYKPNGGSILFQGESLLRLSPDAVARKGIARTFQNLRLFMHMTVLDNLLLGRHIAFKKNPLHAVLRIRTEELRHRERVEELIDFLNLQPYRKVRISDCPYGVQKRAEVGRALALEPKLLMLDEPISGLTAEEKQETAYLIHEIRGRYKPAILLVEHDLRIASQLCDRMTAFDFGVKIAEGSPDEVQRNPEVIRAYLGDE
- a CDS encoding ABC transporter substrate-binding protein encodes the protein MSARTGIFFVLVCVLLAPVAAWAAEPGVTDTEVVVGVSTPLSGPAALWGVTALGMKAWADHINDQGGIQGRKITVIIKDDGYNPTRSMANLQEMKDQVFAICGLLGSAPCNASKDFFPENKIPLITAYANVRIYANQPKEKQHYYFIAYPDYEDENHFLADYAIRNLDTKTIAVFYQNDDYGHQALAGIKDALKANPGKAEIVAEVPYEVTERALGTHGLKLKESGADTVILVPTPTHAALITKEMAKIAYRPKVLTNFTMGDPIMFKIAGETWDGTYISLAGNMSQPGFSPEADKVVETLLKYNPDLKGKEYLAVFGAVSMMHFAKALENAGRDLTREGLIAGMEQIKDWKPEGMGAPVTYGPDRHHGINASQMGQAKDGKAVPIADFTVYAPRF